A stretch of the Streptomyces venezuelae genome encodes the following:
- a CDS encoding class I SAM-dependent methyltransferase: MTDPSDAVEADRALKSKHRAMWALGDYPALASRLIPELGTVLTRACGVKGGQRVLDVAAGSGNAAIPAAQAGAHVVASDLTPELLETGRQLAGEAGVSLEWREADAEALPFGDGVFDTVMSCVGVMFAPHHQAAADELVRVCRPGGTIGLINWTPQGFIGQMFATMKPFAPPPPPGAQPPPLWGTEDHVRKLLGDRVTDVAARTRTVRVDRFGRPEEFREFFKACYGPTIAVYKHLADQPEQVAALDEELAALADRNLGEDGMEWEYLLVTARRAGRPGTGPE, from the coding sequence ATGACCGACCCGAGTGACGCGGTCGAAGCCGACCGAGCCCTGAAGAGCAAGCACCGAGCGATGTGGGCGCTGGGCGACTACCCCGCCTTGGCCTCCCGCCTCATCCCCGAACTGGGCACCGTACTGACCCGCGCCTGCGGGGTGAAGGGCGGCCAGCGGGTGCTCGACGTCGCCGCCGGGTCGGGCAACGCCGCCATCCCGGCGGCGCAGGCCGGCGCCCATGTGGTGGCCTCCGACCTCACCCCCGAGCTGCTGGAGACCGGCCGCCAACTGGCCGGGGAGGCGGGGGTGAGCCTCGAATGGCGGGAGGCGGACGCGGAGGCCCTGCCCTTCGGTGACGGAGTCTTCGACACCGTCATGTCCTGCGTCGGGGTGATGTTCGCACCGCACCACCAGGCCGCCGCCGACGAACTCGTCCGGGTCTGCCGCCCCGGCGGCACCATCGGCCTGATCAACTGGACCCCGCAGGGGTTCATCGGCCAGATGTTCGCCACCATGAAGCCGTTCGCACCCCCGCCGCCGCCCGGCGCGCAGCCGCCGCCGCTCTGGGGCACCGAAGACCATGTACGCAAGCTGCTCGGCGACCGGGTCACCGACGTGGCAGCCCGGACCCGGACCGTCCGGGTGGACCGCTTCGGGCGGCCCGAGGAGTTCCGCGAGTTCTTCAAGGCCTGTTACGGGCCCACCATCGCGGTGTACAAGCACCTCGCCGACCAGCCCGAGCAAGTGGCCGCCCTGGACGAGGAACTGGCCGCGCTCGCCGACCGGAACCTCGGTGAGGACGGCATGGAGTGGGAGTACCTGCTGGTGACCGCCCGCCGGGCCGGCCGGCCCGGAACCGGGCCGGAGTAA
- the galT gene encoding galactose-1-phosphate uridylyltransferase has translation MKKSVTQLADGRELIYYDAADSTAVRGHDPDLRPLDRVDSSPELRRDPATGDWITIAAHRQARTYHPPADQCPLCPARDGRLGEIPAADYEVVVFENRFPSLAGPAGRCEVVCFTPEHEAGFGDLTPARARLVLDAWTDRTAQLSALPGVEQVYCFENRGAEIGVTLAHPHGQIYAFTTPPPRTVKMAAAATAHRAATGRNLFEDLLAEARAATDRVVTAGEHWTAFVPYAARWPYEVHLYPHRRVPDLTCLTEAERAEFPGLYLDLLRRFDRLFGRTEPTPYISAWHQAPATAPGGSELALHLELFTVRRTAEKLKYLAGTESGMEAFINDVAPETAARQLRESV, from the coding sequence GTGAAGAAGAGCGTCACACAACTCGCCGACGGCCGTGAGCTGATCTACTACGACGCGGCGGACAGCACCGCCGTACGGGGCCACGACCCCGACCTCCGGCCGCTGGACCGCGTCGACAGCAGCCCCGAACTCCGCCGCGACCCGGCCACCGGCGACTGGATCACCATCGCCGCCCACCGCCAGGCCCGCACCTACCATCCGCCCGCCGACCAGTGCCCCCTGTGCCCCGCACGGGACGGCAGGCTCGGCGAGATCCCGGCCGCCGACTACGAGGTCGTGGTCTTCGAGAACCGCTTCCCCTCCCTGGCCGGCCCGGCGGGCCGCTGCGAGGTGGTCTGTTTCACCCCCGAGCACGAGGCGGGCTTCGGCGATCTGACCCCGGCCCGGGCCCGGCTGGTCCTGGACGCCTGGACCGACCGCACCGCGCAGCTGTCCGCCCTCCCCGGCGTCGAGCAGGTGTACTGCTTCGAGAACCGGGGCGCCGAGATCGGGGTGACGCTCGCCCACCCGCACGGCCAGATCTACGCCTTCACCACGCCCCCGCCGCGCACCGTGAAGATGGCCGCCGCCGCGACCGCCCACCGCGCCGCCACCGGCCGCAACCTCTTCGAGGACCTGCTCGCCGAGGCCCGGGCCGCCACGGACCGCGTGGTCACGGCCGGGGAGCACTGGACGGCCTTCGTCCCGTACGCCGCCCGCTGGCCGTACGAGGTGCATCTCTACCCGCACCGCCGGGTCCCCGACCTGACCTGCCTCACCGAGGCCGAACGGGCCGAGTTCCCCGGCCTCTACCTGGACCTGCTGCGGCGCTTCGACCGGCTGTTCGGCCGAACGGAACCCACCCCCTACATCTCCGCCTGGCACCAGGCCCCCGCCACCGCCCCCGGCGGCTCCGAACTCGCCCTGCACCTGGAGCTGTTCACCGTCCGGCGGACCGCGGAGAAGCTCAAGTACCTGGCCGGCACCGAATCCGGCATGGAAGCCTTCATCAACGACGTGGCGCCCGAGACGGCCGCCCGGCAGCTTCGGGAGTCCGTATGA
- a CDS encoding DeoR/GlpR family DNA-binding transcription regulator: protein MEAVRRDGAVRVAELVDRLGVSDMTVRRDLDALAALGVVEKVYGGAVAVSRARGEEPGFESKSGLEEAAKAAIAGAAAALVEPGSVVAVSAGTTAHAVAARLLEVPRLTLVTNSLPVAELVRAAVRERGEAGAPTLLLTGGSPTPSAALVGPLADLAISSLHVDLLVLGAHGVCERAGLTTPNLAEAQTNRALVAAARRVAVVADHSKWGVVGLSGFAPLDRIDHFVTDSGLPEPAREILAGSVGELLVAETA from the coding sequence TTGGAAGCGGTACGGCGCGACGGCGCGGTCCGGGTCGCCGAACTCGTCGACCGGCTGGGCGTCTCCGATATGACGGTCCGCCGGGACCTCGACGCGCTCGCCGCCCTCGGCGTGGTGGAGAAGGTCTACGGCGGCGCGGTCGCCGTCTCGCGGGCGCGCGGCGAGGAGCCCGGGTTCGAATCCAAGTCCGGACTGGAGGAGGCCGCCAAGGCGGCCATCGCCGGGGCAGCCGCCGCACTGGTCGAACCGGGCAGTGTGGTCGCGGTCTCGGCCGGCACCACCGCCCACGCCGTCGCCGCCCGGCTGCTGGAGGTGCCACGCCTCACCCTGGTCACCAACTCGCTGCCGGTGGCGGAGCTGGTCCGGGCGGCGGTCCGGGAACGCGGCGAGGCCGGGGCCCCCACCCTGCTGCTCACCGGCGGCTCCCCCACCCCGTCGGCCGCGCTGGTCGGCCCGCTCGCCGATCTGGCGATCTCCTCGCTCCATGTGGACCTGCTGGTCCTGGGCGCGCACGGGGTCTGCGAGCGGGCCGGGCTGACCACCCCCAACCTGGCGGAGGCCCAGACCAACCGGGCGCTGGTGGCAGCCGCCCGGCGGGTCGCGGTGGTCGCCGATCACAGCAAGTGGGGGGTGGTCGGGCTGAGCGGCTTCGCCCCGCTGGACCGGATCGACCATTTCGTCACGGACTCCGGCCTGCCGGAACCGGCCCGGGAGATCCTGGCCGGGTCCGTCGGCGAGCTGCTGGTGGCCGAGACGGCTTAG
- the galK gene encoding galactokinase — MNPAHETAHDPAHETAGGAAGTTADAFHRVYGTHADGVWAAPGRVNLIGEHTDYNDGFALPMALPQATRVAARRRGDGRLRLHSDRFDAGVVELEVAALAPGAVPGWARYPAGVVWALAEAGHPVGGGADLHVDSTVPTGAGLSSSAALECAVAVAFDELYGLGLTRPELARTAQRAENAFAGVPCGIMDQMASLCCTEGAALFLDSRTLGHHRVPFDLAGHGLRLLVIDTRVQHDLADGAYAGLRAGCERAAALLGLTALRDLPAEELPAALTALPAELAPLVRHVVTENARVTEAVDRLSAGNPAALGPLLTAGHASLRDDYRVSCPETDLAVDTAVAAGALGARMTGGGFGGSVIALTPEDRADRVAAAVTAAFAAAGYGPPALLTATPSAGAGRLAG, encoded by the coding sequence ATGAACCCGGCCCACGAGACGGCCCACGACCCGGCCCACGAGACGGCCGGCGGCGCGGCCGGCACCACGGCCGACGCCTTCCACCGCGTGTACGGCACCCACGCGGACGGCGTCTGGGCGGCGCCGGGCCGGGTCAACCTGATCGGCGAACACACCGACTACAACGACGGGTTCGCGCTCCCCATGGCCCTGCCGCAGGCCACCCGGGTGGCCGCCCGCCGCCGCGGGGACGGCCGGCTGCGCCTGCACAGCGACCGGTTCGACGCAGGAGTGGTCGAACTGGAGGTGGCAGCCCTGGCCCCGGGCGCGGTCCCCGGCTGGGCCCGCTACCCGGCCGGAGTGGTCTGGGCGCTGGCCGAGGCCGGCCATCCGGTCGGCGGCGGCGCCGACCTGCACGTGGACAGCACCGTCCCCACCGGGGCCGGCCTGTCCTCCTCGGCCGCCCTGGAATGCGCCGTCGCCGTGGCCTTCGACGAGCTGTACGGACTGGGCCTGACCCGGCCCGAACTCGCCCGGACCGCCCAGCGCGCGGAGAACGCCTTCGCCGGGGTGCCCTGCGGGATCATGGACCAGATGGCCTCCCTCTGCTGCACCGAGGGCGCCGCCCTGTTCCTCGACAGCCGCACCCTCGGCCACCACCGGGTGCCGTTCGACCTGGCCGGCCACGGCCTGCGGCTGCTGGTCATCGACACCCGGGTCCAGCACGACCTGGCCGACGGGGCGTACGCGGGTCTGCGGGCCGGCTGCGAACGGGCGGCGGCCCTGCTCGGCCTGACCGCCCTCCGCGACCTGCCGGCCGAGGAACTGCCCGCCGCCCTGACCGCCCTGCCGGCCGAGCTGGCCCCGCTGGTCCGCCATGTGGTCACCGAGAACGCCCGGGTCACCGAGGCCGTGGACCGGCTGAGCGCCGGCAACCCGGCCGCCCTCGGTCCCCTCCTCACCGCCGGCCACGCCTCCCTCCGCGACGACTACCGGGTGAGCTGCCCCGAAACCGACCTCGCCGTCGACACCGCCGTCGCCGCCGGCGCCCTGGGCGCCCGGATGACGGGCGGCGGCTTCGGCGGGTCCGTCATCGCCCTCACCCCGGAAGACCGCGCCGACCGGGTGGCCGCAGCCGTCACCGCGGCCTTCGCCGCCGCCGGATACGGCCCCCCGGCCCTCCTCACCGCCACCCCCTCGGCGGGCGCCGGCCGGCTCGCCGGATGA
- a CDS encoding ADP-ribosyltransferase produces MITHALRRPAVVLAAVLAAALLQPASAEATITTRPVAAAGPLMAPAAPANSCPRVTDHLFPAADPRVDLTRITPSPSWRINCKQLYRADSRPPAVVFEEGFHPRDTVNGQYDLEQYVLVNQPSPYVSTTYDHDLYKTWWKSGWNYYIDAPGGVDVNQTIGDTHKWASQVEVAFPGGIARSFIVGVCPVDKTTKTEIMEKCQDNPHYQPWRNDFPG; encoded by the coding sequence ATGATCACCCATGCTCTGCGGCGCCCTGCCGTCGTCCTGGCCGCGGTCCTGGCCGCCGCCCTCCTCCAGCCCGCCTCCGCCGAGGCCACCATCACCACCCGGCCGGTCGCGGCGGCCGGCCCGCTGATGGCCCCGGCCGCGCCCGCGAACTCCTGCCCGCGGGTCACCGACCACCTCTTCCCGGCCGCCGACCCGCGCGTGGACCTCACCCGCATCACGCCCTCGCCGTCCTGGCGGATCAACTGCAAGCAGCTCTACCGCGCGGACAGCCGGCCGCCGGCCGTGGTCTTCGAGGAGGGCTTCCACCCCCGGGACACCGTGAACGGCCAGTACGACCTGGAGCAGTACGTCCTGGTCAACCAGCCGTCCCCGTACGTCTCCACCACCTACGATCACGACCTCTACAAGACCTGGTGGAAGAGCGGCTGGAACTACTACATCGACGCCCCCGGCGGAGTGGACGTCAACCAGACCATCGGCGACACCCACAAGTGGGCCTCGCAGGTGGAGGTCGCCTTCCCCGGCGGCATCGCCCGCTCGTTCATCGTCGGGGTCTGTCCGGTCGACAAGACGACCAAGACCGAGATCATGGAGAAGTGCCAGGACAACCCGCACTACCAGCCCTGGCGCAACGACTTCCCCGGCTGA